Within Desulfobacter sp., the genomic segment TTTGTGAATAAAGAGCACATATTGTGGGCAACGCCTCAAAATGATTAGCAGCCAATGACCCGACACAGCATTGTCACCAATTCACAGGAACGGAAAAGGCGGAGAAGGTTCCGCCCGGGACAGATGCGGAGGATTCATTTGACTTCAAACCGCTGATTCCATAGTATATTCATTGACCATCAATCTGTTTTTGCAGGAGTGTCTTATGTCCGAAAAGAGTATTGAAGAAATAAAGAAAATAGAAAAAGACCATCGCTTTTTAACCAAAAACCTGGTTGACGCAATCTGGATTGCCGATGCGGAAACCCTGCGTATTGAATATATGACAGAATCCATTGAAAAGCTAAGCGGGTATACGATACAGGAATCTATCAATCAAGGGCTTCAGAAAAGAATGACCCCGGAATCTTTTCAAAAAATCAAAGCATTGCTGGACGAGGAGAAACTGAAATTTGACCAGGGGATAAAAACAATACGGTCGGCGGAGATTGAGTTCATCCATAAAAACGGCATCCCTTATTGGTGTGAGATCAGGGCAAGGCTGATCAAAGAACCCGGAAATATATTGAAAATTGTTGGGGTAACAAAGGACATCACAGAACGGAAAAAGGTGGAGCAGGAAAAA encodes:
- a CDS encoding PAS domain S-box protein, yielding MSEKSIEEIKKIEKDHRFLTKNLVDAIWIADAETLRIEYMTESIEKLSGYTIQESINQGLQKRMTPESFQKIKALLDEEKLKFDQGIKTIRSAEIEFIHKNGIPYWCEIRARLIKEPGNILKIVGVTKDITERKKVEQEKNDLIEKLGKALFEKEKLLKENKTLKGLLPICSGCKRIRDEKGKWWPIDAYIEKATETKLNHTICVDCKEAFYGDEAWYQKRKKKME